The genomic stretch ACCAGTTGGTTTTGCCTTAGTGATGCCGAACATATTTCCTTATCATCACATTAACCGACATGAGAAAGCGCTTGGGTTAGTACCTTACTTGGTGCTAGCTTAGGACCCATGGTGTAAGTAGACTACACACGTGCGGTGAATGACTGTATCATCCTTTGTACGACTTTGCATATGCAAGCAAGGAACATTGGACACATAACGATGTCCCAAGTTGAAAATGTAGTGCATATATCCCCTTGTAGAGTTTCCACACATCTTGATTATCAATTACTCCGTATCATTTAATAGTGGTTAGCGAACATTAAAGGCAGCTCCTCAGAGGGGTTCCTTCGTTAGATGGCAATCACTATAGATTGGGGTATTTTGATCGACTCTCAGGAACAGAACAGATGTAAGAAGAGTGATATCAAAGTCAAAACTATTAAAATGATTAGAACGCTATTATGGCACTAAAGATCATTGCCTCGTTCATTGTCTATAGACACTCTATATATATGAGGTCCAAGCAAATTGCATATTCTCCTAAAACTTGAGATCGAAGGAAATATTGTTCTTTTTTGCTTGAATCAAGTGGAATCGATGGTGACACAATGGGAAATCGAAAAAAATCTAGATAAACCCCTTAAGTATTGGGTTTGGGACGCCAAATCCCCCTAAGTTTGGATTGGGGCACTTAACCCTCTAAGTATGAAATACAAGGCAAGAGAGTGGATTCTgtaaccgggtgtatacgtgagcacgcgtttGTTACCGTTGGATGTATATCAGCACCGTTGGATCAACTAACATCCGATAAACGTCCGTTTGTGCTGTGTTCTCACGTCCTCCTCCACAGCCCACACCACCGCCACTCACATCATTAGATAAAACCAAAATTGGGCAGAGCGCGCGCAGTGACACGCCACTGCGAGGCAGGTCAGCAGGTGGGTCGAAGGCGATGCCGGACGCAGCGTGACGAACGCTCACTCGCTCAGTTGGGCAGAGCGCGCGCAGTAACACGCCACTGCGAGCTACCACGACCTCGTCCGTTCCGCCGAGTCGCGCAGGAGCAGCGCGGCCAGGTCGCCGTTGCGCGCGGCCAACGAGCAGCGTGtccggcggcgacggtggcggtcTGGAGCAGCAGCAGACGTACGGGCGGGGGTTGCTGCTGATGGCCGCGCCGGGGTCACGCGCCGCCGAGCACAACCAGAAGCGGCGGCCCCTGTCCGCCGATCTGCTCCAGAACTGCGACCTGCTGCCTCCGGCCAAGCTCTTCGGCCCACCAGAACCCCCACGGATCGCCACCAGCCTCGCCAGGCACGGCTGCAGGTACCGCCACCGCCCAACTCGCCGCCCGTTCCCCTCGCCTTCTCGTTCGGTTCTGATCCCGCGCCACCACGCGCGCACAGGCTGGTTCTGGTGGGCGACGAGGGCGCCCTAGCcgccacggcggaggaggcgcgGCGCTGTGCCGGCGGAGGAGCGGCGGCCGTCGCGGTGGTGGGTCTGGACTTCGAGGCCTGCGACGAgacggcggccggcgcggcggtGGAGGCCGCGTGGCGCTGCTTCGGGGACGGCCTCGACGCCCTGGTGAACTG from Lolium rigidum isolate FL_2022 chromosome 4, APGP_CSIRO_Lrig_0.1, whole genome shotgun sequence encodes the following:
- the LOC124647195 gene encoding uncharacterized protein LOC124647195, with product MAAPGSRAAEHNQKRRPLSADLLQNCDLLPPAKLFGPPEPPRIATSLARHGCRLVLVGDEGALAATAEEARRCAGGGAAAVAVVGLDFEACDETAAGAAVEAAWRCFGDGLDALVNCCSYEGEVQDCLSITEDEYEKTMKINVTTPWFLIKAIAKRFRDAQSAGSIVCLTQIIGAERGLYPGAAAYGIRRAPATAAWPRCSCATQQRYPRTDGGS